The DNA region accggaaatggattttatttgtatttttttatttggctcaaactttgtgggagccttctttatgaccaaaaaagttttttgtgtcattggttcacccatacaagtcttcatacaaattcggcagctgtccatacaaaaatggtacgtaaatattcgaaaatctgtaacctttggaaggaattttctgatttgtCTTCGGCAAGGTTGTAGGTACTGAtgaggactgttcagaaaaaataggttcacGGAAATCtagccatttttttaattcacttttttttcacaaaaagtaagtttcccaaaatccgttttttttttagattttttgatatgtttcaggagaccaaaacccgcaacttttgagccaccgagactttttgaaacaacagtgatttttgtaaaaaatcgaaatttcatacataaaattgttttgacctcatttttttatgtaaatttgaatttgcaatcgaaaagtattgtacagattttttgatatagggccccgttttcaagattaaccaccgaaagtttgatttcagggattttttattgtattttttgtaatttttataatttttgtaatttttgtagattttgtaatttttaaatttttgtaatttttgtatttaaaaaaaaacatcaaaatttcaatggaaatagaagtcttatcaactgagaacaatctagaatgcattttttttgcattgataatcatatttagcatgtttggactcgtttaaaaatatcttgaacttttataaaattacaatgtacagcacagcaaactttttttttttgaattttaaatacattaaatttgtaggaaattttgaaataaatgtaaTGTGCATAAATTTAACATTTCTTAAAAATCAGTTCATCTTAAGGAGAGAATGgttatgaaatcaaataaatttttaacacaTTCACAAACTTTTctcctaatttttttaataaaaattcaagaaaacttgcagaaattttttatttctcatattttttttctttgttcaaTTTGCAGTAACAGGTATGCAGTAACAGGTATAAACGATTGAAAATTGATTAccatttagtttttgtttgtttgaaatacataaaaacttatttaaaaaaccttacttaatccaccataaggtggttggtgccttcctcacatttatatTGTATATTtggttctagagttttttttataaggacctataaacatatgaaacacaatagcttataggaccttctaaaaaactctagaattttttACCAGACCAGCAaaagggtcctaaagccctatgtaaatgtgtatgtacaacggtaaaaaacacgattaaaaaccatttgtgatcacttttttcatttttatacaaaaaaaaaattacaagacaACATGATTTTGAtagattaactatggtccccttggaacgagctgtcaagtaagaTCTTTTCTGTGAAGAAGAACCGCGAagttaatttatcaaaattgattaaaaaatttattataAATCCTTTTCGATTGTacgaagggtcattgtactcagaaaaataagctttatcgttgtgaacaataatatggcaaatttaagcttttttatatttaagaaaatcacTATACACCCTGCAATTAAAGGGACGACGGTTCACATGAGAGTTCCATCGAAATCAAATTGAATTCCATTGAAACCAAATATTTAATCAATCTCTAactgaaaaggtctttcaaaaaactttttaaaaatatataaaaagatgggttttcttacaaaagccACCCTTTTAACAATCTTTCGGGATTTTaccaaaatccttttttttagcATACATTTTTAAGTACAGTACCTTCTAAACTTCATATTAACTAGGGTTTATGAGACCCTAAGAccgatcgaatgagaccaaaacggtccaaatcggttcagcactCCGGAGATAGaaattgattctgagtcgatatgtatacgtgaaggtgggtctaggaaatCGAACTAAGGAGttgatttttcgagtgattgtaTAGCGTTTTTGAGTAAGGTGAGGAAAGCAGAAAGAacttgcgtttttttttcggttattTAATCATTTCTTATTCCATTCGTATTATTCTTGACTTCTTTAGTCatgtttattatttaataatctTAAATACTAAACGTCACCACCAAACGATCATCAAGGCCACAGGACGCAGATGCGttttactgtaaaaaaatgACTCCGAAAGCGTGTTCCGGATGCAGTACTCCAGCCTTTTTCGGAACACGCTTaacattgtggtttggttgaacaTTTAACCTTGACGTTGCTGAATCGACAAACGGAAGGTTGACGTGGAAATGAAAACGTCCTCACGTTCGTTGCCGCGTTCGTGTAGACATACTCGACTgttgacaaattttgaaatatcctACCGACATCAGGAACATCAGTCGGATCAGCTCCTCCGAGTCCCTCTCGACGGACACCGAATTGGAGACGATCGGGAAATTCAGCTCAGCAAGTCATGGGAGATTTGCCCGGAGATCACGGTGTTGACCACAATTTGATTCGAGAAGATCGCACACAGGGTCGATTCGTGGGTTGTCGTAATTGGAGTGGCATATCGGATAACCTAGCAGATGCAAATAAAGATTTAGTTGGGAGGGAAAAGAATGTATTGGGGCAAATACGCATCACCTGCTGGTAACCGCTCGCCGACTATGGTCAATTTGGACGGGAGAACTCGTGCTCGGCGGGGCTGATGATGCTGTTCAATCCGAAATCTTCACCGGCTTGTGGGCACATAGATGAACAAAGCAGCTTCCGTCGGGAAGTCAGTAGCGAGTTGATGTACCCCGGGTGGGCCTGAATGGAGGAATTTCAATATCTTCTTTTTTCCACTCTATGAACAGTTGAACTGTTTTTGAACTGTTTTTGCAGCGCGTACGAGGCCAGATGCAGCCGCCGTCGACAGCTGCATCACGTAAACAATctttgattttgacatttcaaaatcaagcgTTGCCAGTTCAGCAGAGAAAGTGCTGTGACAGTTCCGCGCGAAAATTGAGTGCGTGCAGATGTGCACTATCCAGTACCATCGCGCACCCAATTTCACCCTGAACACAAACCTTTCGTGCAAAAACCGTGTGGAAATTCTAACACCTTGGTATTATGAGGAGTGTATTTCACTAAAAAATCGTGTAATTCTTTGTCAGGGCATAATtgttcagcaacataattaatacagactttttccagaagatatgcagactctcatttgaaacaatgtggcaaccgggcgatatgcATATGCTGAGCGCCTCTCGCGCGTAGGCAAAAagatccggcctttgaggttatgcaaaaatcacccttttttgtatctacaaaaaaacttttttatggcataactttaaaagtacttcattaaacagaataaaatttaatagggtcttaggggaccccaaaacgaacagaataaggcggatccggccaaaatcggttcagccagttctgagataatcgtgtggaaaaaaaatcatgtctacacacatccccacagacatttgtagagaatttaattctgagtcgataggtatacgtgaaggtatatctaggaggtgtatttaagaagttcatttttcgagtgattttatagccttgcctcagtgaggtgaggaaggcaaaaacgttaATTAATCCACCCTAAGGTGGTTGAAGCCTCACATTAATAAAGTCATATTAATCATTTGATAGGAGGGTTGTTAGACCTTCAACTTTTTGGGCGTGTTGCAAAAGGTCCAACCAACTGACCAACGACGGGCCGcacgatagatccggacaacgttttcatcaaaagatCTGAGGTTTAGCCTCTGACAAGTGTTAAAgttacacttaagtgctcataacttttgataggattgtcagatcttcaatcttttgggtgCATTGGAAGCGTCTTCtgattacctatctaacgatgggtcgcatgatagatccggacaatgttttcattaaaatatcttagatccggcctaaaaaaagtgtataaataacacttacgtgcttataacatttgatagggttatcagatcttctatgttttgtactcgttcaaatacctttctaaaaatgtataacaagactgattttcttaaaaaaaacccacactttttacaatcttccggacttttgttaaaatctttttttgcagaacttttaaagtactttacaaaactttataatattaactagggtcttgtgggaccccaagtcggatcgaatgagaccagaacggcgTCACTGCCAAGGAAtgttaaagtaactttttcaatttattttctaagAATCTCGATAATATAACCTCATTCTTTATGAAAAGTCTTgctgatataaaaaaaagtacattttatttccgttcaattgtattttttcggaacttTTTGCTGTCTAAAAAGTGCACCCAATTGCAACAATGCAAATACACTTACCCCCATTCCACATGTTCGTTAGTAAACCCATTCAAACACTTTCGTCCAGATGCGCTACACGTGATCCGAAACACCTCGCTGAAGGTGATAGACACAGCCGGTCAATATTAGCGCGCGCGCTCTCGTCTGGCGGAATCCTTCAGCACCCTCCTCTTATCAGCAGCGGTAGCAATTTATTCGTCAACGATTGTGTGACGTTGCGTTGCCCACACCAGCGTTCAGTTAGAAAGCATTCTAATCTGCGCAAACAAAACGTGAGAATTAGTCGCTTCTTTGGTGATGTCGAGCTCCTCGTGGTTTATGTGGCGGCCGGGCGTTGATTGTTAGTATATACGTCGATTATATTTAGTACACTTCTTGACCGTGGCAGTGATTTGTCTCGCGTCTTGGATGCAGTTCCTACTTGGCTGTGATAATGAACGGACGGTGGCTAGGATTGATAGCTGTGGTGTTATTGGCGGGATTGGTTGTTCCGTTGAACGGGGCGAGGATCTTGGGAGTTTTACCGTCGGCAGGATGGTCCCACTACGCGATCGGGGAAGGTATCATGAAGGCTCTGGCCCGGGCTGGACACGACGTAACCGTTATCGGTGCACACCGTTGGAAGGATGCGCCCAGCAACTATCGCGCCATCGAGTTGAAAGAGTTAGTGTTCGATAAAGGAGGTAAGATTGAGGTGTGAAATTGACCTTGGGCACTAGCTAATTGATGATTTGTGCGCCGTTTAGGATCTGCGCCGAATCTGTTCCAGTACCGCAACGCTCCGTACTTGAACGTGCTTTATCAGCTGTACACCGAGATTGGGCCGGCCTTATCGGAAATGATTCTGACACACGAAAACGTGAAAGAATTTCTGGCTTCTAATCAGTCATTTGACGCCGTAATTGTGGAATGCTTCGTGAGCGACGTTTTGTACGGATTTGCACAGCATTTTAAGGCTCCGTTGATTGTGTTTTCTCCTTTTGGGGCGTCTTTGTGGGCCAACGAGCTTGTCGGAACGCCGTATCCGTACTCCCAGATTCCACACACCTTCCTCAGCTATACGGATCGCATGAGCTTCTGGGAACGTGTCACCAACACGCTGCTCTGGAACGTAGATCACTTCTATTACAAGAATGTTTTCCTGCCTCGCCAAGAAGCGATGTACGACAAGTACTTCCCCAATGCAACTGTTTCGTTGGAACAGCAAAGAAAAAATACAAGCTTAGTGCTGTTGAATCAGCACTTTAGTTTGAGCTTCCCACATCCGTATGCCCCGAACATGATTGAAATCGGCGGCATTCAGATGGACGGACCAAAGCAGCTGTCCAAAGACCTTCAAGACTACCTGGACAACTCCAAACACGGCGTCATCTACTTCAGCATGGGCTCCATGCTCAAAGGATGCAACTTCCCCGAAGAGAAACGCAACGCCTTCATCAGCGCCTTCGCCCAACTAAAAGAAAACGTTCTCTGGAAGTACGAGAACACAAGCCTCCCCAACAAACCAAAGAACGTCCTCATCAAGCAGTGGATGCCCCAGAACGACATCCTGGCTCATCCAAACGTCAAACTCTTCATCACCCACGGTGGTCTGCTCGGCTCAACGGAATCCCTGTACCACGGCAAACCCATGGTGGGCGTCCCCATCTACGGCGACCAACGGCTCAACATGGCACGCGCCCGGAACGCAGGCTACGGAACCAGCGTAGAGTACGAACACCTGTCCCAACAGTCAATCTCCGAAGCCATCCAAACCGTCCTCGCCAACCCCTCCTTCACAACCAACGCTAGACTTATCTCCGACCGATACCGGGACAAAATGGCCACCCCGGCGGAAACGACCGTATTCTGGGTCGAGTACGTGATCAGACATCGGGGCGCCCCCCAGCTGCACTCGGCCGCACCCGAGCTATCCTACGCCGAGCGGAACCTGTTGGACGTGTACGGATTGATGTTATTATTAGTGGGGTTGGTGTTGGCCGCTGTAATTCGGGTGGTAAGATCCGTGTTGGGATTATTTGGTTCGTCGCCAAAGGGGGAAAGTGGTGCCAAAAATAAACGCGAGTGAGAACGACGTGATGGGGGATGATGATCGAAGCTTAATGTGGGATGATGAGTTCAAATATTTATCTGGTCGATTGAAAGCGCACACGAAGTAGACTGTAGGATTAATTTAGTTCTGTAAAATTCACATGAAGCTATGTCCTCCATTTTATCGTGCCATgaaatctaaaaatatgtaaaaatagtTAGTACAAATAAGAAATAAAATCATGTAATGAAACAGAAACCAAACCATAGTAAGAGTAAATagaaatagcatagcatagcatagcatagcattggtgtctagtAAGAGTAAATAGAAATAAtagaaatactaaaaataaataatatatgttttttttagtttaacaaAACACACTTAATGCTATGGATTGAAAGACAAAAACAACGATGTTTGTTTCAGATTAGTGAAcacagtttttgccttcctcatcttactgatgaaaggctataaaagcactcaaaaaacgaacttcttaatttgacctcctaccgaccttgacatttaaaaaaaaacatccatgttttataaaaatataatgttATCGGCCGGTTTCAtgtcatttaattttttgaattctggGGATTCGCCATacgcagctatccatacaaaaacattatgtaaatattcgaaaatcgatATCTTGGGAATGACATTTTCTGATCGTTATGGTGTCtccgtcattttttttttttttttttaatttttgaaatcactttactgccgttctacgcataattgtcccatgttcaaaaaagtgcaactgagaaaaacgcgattgaaatttttcgaccgatttctatgtttctacgcataattgtcccgtgggttcctattcgccctatgtgtccctgatcggcccagttagcagtttatcacccttatttgtgattctcttgctatacaacagataaacaagacataatgcttagttAAACCAATGATTtacgtgtaagaaaatacttggtgggacaattatgcgtagaagttaacgatgggacaaacagacttggtgttgttttcaatgagtttctgaacaaagtaccaaattttatgtgtttttcttaaagtacacatcaaactaaacttaaaaatgtcataaagtcaaaatcgtccaaaactgacatgggacaattatgcgtagaacggcagtttaggccgttgcaaatattttttgaagtttatgtccctcgactctgaccaaagtcgagggggggcaaaaaaattaaaaagtgtgaaaattgaaattacgagccatggtttcaacattttcatgaaaaaagtgctttaaaatgcattatacacctgttcagttgttttgacatcattagtttccaaaaaatctgagtattgacgaaaattttattttttgcaaaaaataaaaattttgcggtgctgtatattggaattttataaaaattcaaaacatttttaaacaagcccaaacatgctaaatatgattatcaatgcagaaaaatgcattttagattgttttcatttgattagacttctattttcatggaaattttgaagttttttgaaaaaaaattttttgtcccctgatttttcagaccaattttgaagggggggggcgacataaactttgaaaaatatttgcaacggccttaaattggtttaaaaaaaactatttttaatttttttatatgttttagcggACTTAACATCTCATCTTTTTAGAAAGTTTCAGAAGAGGCatcaacacagcaaaaaatccgatggtaaattcgcatgcaaaagcatgcacatcaccttcgtcaaaataaacacttaatattacaaacTGCATGTaaattttgcaaacacaaaaaaaagttgcaatcgacgggattcaaacccagcaccaacagtaaggactggcgccttagcccattcggccatcagaccgatgaaaagctgtaaggataaacgcatatattagcttgacatttcggtcaagtaggttacccatactgatgggctacatatttcagggtgtaaaatcacataaaattgcataaaataatgcaatttttattttacacccaggctttttacacgcagctggattactacttttttagctgtgaagTTTTTGACTaacttatgattttttgaaaaaaataatgacttaaaaacatgtttaaaaaggTCAAAACTATTCTTTTACTtcgtttttaatgaaaaaaaaagttttgcagttttgataaagagcaccgttttaAGTTATATCTAATTTAGGTATTTTTATGTTAAAGTCGTCGTTTCTCATTTTATgaagatacagtccagactcgattatccgaagcctcgattatccgaaggtttgtttgggatttcgaataatcgaatcacgaacaaaaaaaatgtgttcgtgttttttttttcattttcttgttttcaacataaaattcgagttctgcgaccccattttagtcaaatttgagttgttgattgcctattaaacaataaaatgcaTTGTTTTTATTATTGCATCACTGCCAATGCcaaccgccatcttggattgaaaaattctaaatcattccagcgcagtttaggggtcatacgtAAGCtcggcaatcaaaaattagacagcgaaaaaaatttattttttcgtgatttttccgaggccttcggactGTAGTGCCtgcttttgaataaaaaaattaaaagtgaaaatgctgtgaatttttttctctttcaaattagtattattttgaaattttaaaatcaagtttttttttttgtttgggctaaaaatacttattttttacattttcaaatgttgggcaaaactttaaaattttcaattaatttttattaaaatatgctgaaattttcacaaatttctcatttttcaaaattaaaaatcggatTATGTGTTCCCGaaatatcaaatcaaaaatatcagCAATCAAAGGCCGTATCAACGATGTacttaaaaagcaaaatgtagggaatttttaaactttttgaaaaaaaatgtttaaaaattaacaaacatggcttttttaatttaaatactgTGTCTTCATTAAAGTTAGGTACCTAGAATGGCTTTAACTTAAACAAGGTGcaccttatcaaaatttccctaaagtactttttgattgcacatTTAAAATCAAGTCAGAAGTTAAATCTTTTtctagattgttttttttttaaatactgtcaTAAATTGGTCAAAGATGTATACCCTACCtggaatttttcataaaaattttaactccttttttataaaaattgtaacTCTACggtaaaaatcaagttttgcaacgaggtccccacaacattttttgcaattacgaAAATCATCCTTTGAATGTAGTCATAAACCAAATGTCCATGTATTTATTCAATGATTAAACGGTTCAAACAATGttcaaaagtattactttttaaTACAAGTGCTTTtttcaattccgtcgtgaaactacttacttttcctgtcattcttgaacgacgaaataacctacttttctgtaccaaaaataacataattgaatagcaacacttttcaaaataaatgctgaaaagttctacttttcagcactgaaatgtttcgaaaagtaacacttttcaacatttttttcgatttaaacaatttattgacaaaatacatgcaaatttgacttaaaatttcactcaatgggtgtttttcgaaattgcataaatgttgtatggaactcgttgcaaaacatgattttttcagcactcttcgtatttatccaactcagtgaacctcgttagattaatgtacgacttgtgctgaaaaaatcatttttttgcaacttgttgcataaactactattttgtggGCATTCGGGggcttgttccggtgggcacaCTTAGCAGGCGACATGTTTTATTGTTCCAAAATAGTTACATAGTTTTTCGATGACgtttaagggtacacagcaaccaaggatgTTGTTGTCTTCTTGTTTTAAAATAGTTGAACTTACGAATTCAAtcctgaaataatttgattataaaaattgacaaattttattGTAAATCGTTATGGAAATGGTagcttaggggatgaataaaaaattaaattggtatttcccgtagttttgaagataccaaaatgtctgtaacaaaaatctgagtgcaaaagctctggttgatgtgcaccgttaatcaagagttaaaatgttatttttgcctttgaattatttaaatattctgaaatttaacttttttacatttgctttttttaaatcgccTAAATTCATcccgaattttcaaatttgtagtTGTTCGAAACATAGCTCAATAGATCACAacaaaagctttcaaattaagCTAAAaacgaatcattatgttcaattatcgattttctatgattttttgaacattggccgatctcaACTgctccgaatatgtgggatgactgtttCACAAGCTTCTACTCCACACCTGTTCGCTATAAAAAGCTTATATCAACCCTTGCAAAGCTTTATACCAACCCCAAGTTGCTTCGCTTTCTGCTCCGTCCCTCCACATTCGTATTAGTGCTTTGCTTGTTCCCAGAGCACGCCATGCAGACATTCGCAAAGTCTACCAACCAACCGAACCGGCCCACTGGTTGTGGTTCCAGCTGCCCGTGTACAGGTCCGTCCGAGTTCATGCCCCTTTTCCAGCCACCAGCCACTGTGTACGATCGCTCGCGTTCTCTTCCGCGCTCACACACCACCATCAACCAATCGGTCGGTGGTATTATTACACCTGAGCAAACTCATACAGCGACAAACCCGCCGTGTGCAGGTTCATGGAAGTGTTGCAAAGAGAGTCTCTTCTAGTTTCGGTTCGGGACGCGTGGAACGTAGACACACGGTGGAATTTGCAGCTGGCTCGTTTGGACTCTTCTTCGTGCTGATCGCCGACTCTGTCCTTTGTATATCTACGGTACGAGCGACAAGTGTTGATCGCGGTTTAATTGTGTCTTATTATTGTTATAGTTAGGGAGGAATAATGGTTACATGTTGAAAGAGACGCCGAGTTGTCCGATAGTCGGAGTTGCGCTGACCACTGTCTGGCGTTGCTCTTGTTCTGCAGAGGTGAAGTGCAGATTGCAAAAAACGCGTTCACAAGTGCTTTGGTGAACGTTCAGCCCAAAAAAATTAGTGACTAATTCAAGTCGCGTCAATTGAGTGTTTGTTCAACGGGGGTGTTTTAAGGAAGAATTCGGC from Culex quinquefasciatus strain JHB chromosome 3, VPISU_Cqui_1.0_pri_paternal, whole genome shotgun sequence includes:
- the LOC119770444 gene encoding UDP-glycosyltransferase UGT5-like, whose amino-acid sequence is MNGRWLGLIAVVLLAGLVVPLNGARILGVLPSAGWSHYAIGEGIMKALARAGHDVTVIGAHRWKDAPSNYRAIELKELVFDKGGSAPNLFQYRNAPYLNVLYQLYTEIGPALSEMILTHENVKEFLASNQSFDAVIVECFVSDVLYGFAQHFKAPLIVFSPFGASLWANELVGTPYPYSQIPHTFLSYTDRMSFWERVTNTLLWNVDHFYYKNVFLPRQEAMYDKYFPNATVSLEQQRKNTSLVLLNQHFSLSFPHPYAPNMIEIGGIQMDGPKQLSKDLQDYLDNSKHGVIYFSMGSMLKGCNFPEEKRNAFISAFAQLKENVLWKYENTSLPNKPKNVLIKQWMPQNDILAHPNVKLFITHGGLLGSTESLYHGKPMVGVPIYGDQRLNMARARNAGYGTSVEYEHLSQQSISEAIQTVLANPSFTTNARLISDRYRDKMATPAETTVFWVEYVIRHRGAPQLHSAAPELSYAERNLLDVYGLMLLLVGLVLAAVIRVVRSVLGLFGSSPKGESGAKNKRE